A genomic stretch from Dissulfurispira thermophila includes:
- a CDS encoding DUF294 nucleotidyltransferase-like domain-containing protein: MIIEEVVEFLKKSPPFQFLSDEELQRIATSLTMEFYPKGTLILKHGERNIKALRIIKKGAVKVFVKNAAGEDVVIDYRGEGDNFGLWSIISEEGQKTNVLATEDTICYLLNKERVLQLLDKNAVLAEYFLKSHLSKYLDKTFKEMLQRSMKVSESDRMLFTTCVEDIASKNVIKCSIDSSIQETAQIMTQNRISSVVVVDERGLPVGIVTDRDLREKVVAKGRDVRDPVKNIMSLPLIRIDASDYCYEAILKMIRHKIHHLLVIKDGNLIGVVTNHDLMLLQGTSPLTIAQEIESQQTISGLATLSKKIIRLVGLLLKDGAKASNIARIISEINDSLIKKVLEIAEKNFGRPPVPYCFIVYGSEGRKEQTFKTDQDNAIIYADPRDDKEASVVRDYFERFSNFVINGLLECGFPLCTGNYMASNQKWRQPLSVWKQYFTDWIVTPTPEAILASVILFDFRPVHGDVELAEDLKEHLLKALKDHDIFMVQMARMTVNVKPPIGFFRTFVVEKTGEHKDQLNLKFRCIAPLLNIVRLFALEKRIPDTSTIDRIRRLKNIHDTVREFGDELEHAFEFLMFLRVQHQLSQIENGKSPDNFINPDQLSNLEKKTLKAVCSLISDIQEMIEQRYLLGRMM; encoded by the coding sequence ATGATCATAGAAGAGGTCGTTGAATTTTTAAAAAAATCACCACCTTTTCAATTTCTCAGTGATGAGGAATTACAGAGGATAGCTACAAGCCTGACCATGGAGTTTTATCCTAAAGGCACATTAATCCTGAAACATGGCGAAAGAAATATAAAGGCATTAAGGATTATTAAGAAGGGTGCTGTAAAGGTCTTTGTTAAAAATGCCGCTGGTGAAGATGTCGTTATTGATTATCGGGGTGAGGGGGATAATTTTGGTTTATGGTCTATTATCTCAGAAGAAGGACAGAAGACCAATGTCCTCGCCACAGAGGACACGATTTGTTACCTTCTGAATAAAGAAAGGGTTTTACAGTTACTGGATAAAAATGCGGTACTTGCAGAATATTTTCTAAAATCTCATCTTTCTAAGTACCTTGATAAGACCTTCAAGGAAATGCTCCAAAGAAGTATGAAGGTGAGCGAGAGCGATAGGATGCTTTTTACCACTTGCGTGGAGGATATAGCATCAAAAAATGTAATTAAATGCAGTATAGACTCTTCTATTCAGGAAACAGCGCAAATAATGACACAAAACAGGATTAGTTCTGTAGTTGTTGTTGATGAAAGAGGGCTTCCTGTAGGGATAGTAACGGATCGAGATCTCAGGGAAAAGGTTGTTGCAAAGGGAAGGGATGTAAGAGATCCTGTGAAAAATATTATGAGTCTACCTCTCATCAGAATAGATGCGAGTGATTATTGTTATGAGGCTATATTGAAAATGATAAGGCACAAGATTCATCATCTTCTTGTAATAAAGGATGGTAATCTAATAGGTGTTGTTACAAACCACGATCTGATGTTACTTCAGGGAACATCCCCATTAACCATAGCGCAGGAGATAGAGAGTCAACAGACAATTTCTGGACTTGCAACTCTCTCAAAAAAGATAATTCGACTTGTTGGGCTTTTGTTAAAAGATGGGGCAAAGGCCTCTAATATTGCACGTATCATCTCCGAGATAAATGACAGCCTGATAAAGAAAGTCCTTGAGATAGCGGAAAAAAATTTTGGAAGACCTCCAGTTCCTTACTGTTTCATAGTATATGGCAGTGAAGGCAGGAAGGAGCAGACCTTTAAGACCGACCAGGATAATGCAATCATCTATGCAGATCCAAGGGATGATAAAGAGGCATCAGTTGTAAGGGATTACTTTGAGAGGTTTTCTAATTTTGTCATAAATGGGTTGCTTGAGTGTGGCTTTCCCCTCTGCACAGGCAACTATATGGCGAGCAATCAGAAGTGGAGACAGCCTCTGAGCGTCTGGAAACAATATTTTACAGACTGGATCGTTACTCCCACCCCAGAAGCAATACTCGCCTCTGTCATACTCTTTGATTTCAGGCCTGTTCATGGAGATGTAGAGCTTGCAGAGGATTTAAAAGAGCATCTTCTTAAGGCACTAAAGGATCATGATATTTTTATGGTTCAGATGGCGAGAATGACTGTAAATGTTAAGCCACCGATAGGTTTTTTCAGGACATTTGTTGTTGAAAAGACAGGAGAGCATAAAGACCAGTTAAATCTTAAGTTCAGATGTATAGCGCCTCTGCTGAACATAGTCAGGCTCTTTGCACTGGAAAAGCGGATTCCAGATACATCTACGATCGACAGGATTAGGAGGCTAAAGAATATACATGACACAGTAAGGGAATTTGGTGATGAGTTAGAGCATGCCTTTGAATTTCTTATGTTCTTGAGGGTGCAGCATCAGCTTTCT
- a CDS encoding chemotaxis protein CheA gives MINDYSTISSLLSDELRSTALTLRMVPLSMVFDSMPRMVRDLSRTLGKDIDIIIEGSEIELDKQIVDRLAEPILHLIRNAIDHGLEPADERKNANKPAKGTIRLSASYDAASVLIDVRDDGRGIDKEKIKEKALRKKMFTAEEIEAMSDIALMDLIFQPGFSTSAIVTDVSGRGVGLDVVKKTIVEDLKGSISIETALGSGTAFHS, from the coding sequence ATGATTAATGATTACAGCACCATAAGCAGCTTGCTTTCTGATGAACTGCGCTCAACTGCGCTCACATTGAGAATGGTTCCTTTATCCATGGTCTTTGACTCAATGCCAAGGATGGTGCGAGACTTATCAAGAACACTTGGTAAAGATATAGACATAATTATTGAAGGCTCAGAGATTGAACTTGACAAGCAGATAGTGGACAGGCTTGCAGAGCCTATCTTGCATTTAATAAGAAATGCAATAGATCATGGATTAGAGCCTGCTGATGAAAGAAAAAATGCTAACAAACCGGCAAAAGGCACTATAAGGCTTTCAGCATCTTATGATGCTGCAAGTGTGCTTATAGATGTAAGAGACGACGGAAGGGGAATTGACAAAGAAAAAATAAAAGAAAAGGCATTGCGCAAAAAAATGTTTACTGCTGAAGAGATAGAAGCCATGTCCGATATAGCTTTGATGGACTTGATATTTCAGCCCGGCTTTAGCACAAGCGCTATTGTAACCGATGTCTCAGGCAGAGGAGTGGGGCTGGATGTCGTGAAAAAGACCATTGTAGAGGATTTAAAAGGGAGCATAAGCATAGAGACGGCTTTGGGAAGCGGCACAGCTTTCCATAGCTGA
- a CDS encoding response regulator, producing MDAQGVKILLVDDDPFVREMIGVILESEGYDVVSCENGRDALNAVTVNSDLDLIITDINMPEMNGYELIDRIRKSGFTLPVLALSGIDDCYVADGAIVKGAFDYVVKDDNIEVNILSAVKAALKK from the coding sequence ATGGATGCACAAGGAGTAAAAATTCTTTTGGTTGACGACGATCCTTTTGTGAGGGAGATGATAGGCGTGATTTTGGAGTCTGAAGGCTATGATGTGGTTTCATGCGAAAACGGCAGAGACGCTTTAAATGCCGTGACTGTCAACAGTGACTTGGACCTTATAATTACCGATATAAATATGCCTGAGATGAACGGCTATGAGCTTATTGATAGAATCAGAAAGTCTGGTTTCACATTGCCGGTTCTTGCTTTAAGCGGGATAGACGATTGTTATGTGGCGGATGGAGCTATTGTTAAAGGGGCATTTGATTATGTTGTAAAGGATGACAATATTGAAGTTAATATACTTTCAGCGGTTAAAGCTGCTTTGAAAAAATAA